A stretch of Pseudomonas sp. LS.1a DNA encodes these proteins:
- a CDS encoding ATP-binding cassette domain-containing protein yields MTLLKFSDVSLAFGAMPLLDNVSWQIARGERVCIIGRNGTGKSSMLRLVKGEQKGDDGEIWRAPGLKIGELPQELPVADERTVFDVVAAGLDGVGELLAQFHHLSLNIQGDEDLEKLMHVQHELEARDGWRLQQVVESTLSRLQLPADKTLAELSGGWRRRVLLAQALVSEPDLLLLDEPTNHLDIGAIAWLEEALRGFNGAVLFITHDRSFLQNLATRILELDRGGLIDWNGDYASFLVHKEAALAAEETANALFDKRLAQEEVWIRQGIKARRTRNEGRVRALKALRVERSERRERQGKANIQIEAAEKSGKQVMVLENVSFHHPEGPVLVKDFSMVLQREDRIGLLGANGTGKTTLLKLMLGDLEPTAGKVERGTKLEVAYFDQMRHQLDLEKTVIDNLAEGRDFIEIDGQNRHVLSYLGDFLFSPQRARTPVKALSGGERARLLLAKLFSKPANLLVLDEPTNDLDVETLELLEEVLSNYKGTVLMVSHDRAFLDNVVTSTLVFEGEGKVREYVGGYEDWIRQGGSPKLLGVTESKGGKSELNSAVVEKVEAKPAPAPVAAVADGSKKKLSYKLQRELEMLPGQIDELEQRMAEAQEEVNAAGFYQRPIAETSAVLAKIEKLQGELDVLVERWAELEG; encoded by the coding sequence ATGACCCTGCTCAAATTCAGCGATGTGTCCCTCGCATTCGGCGCCATGCCGCTGCTGGACAACGTGTCCTGGCAGATCGCTCGTGGCGAGCGGGTGTGCATCATCGGCCGCAACGGCACCGGCAAGTCGAGCATGCTGCGCCTGGTCAAGGGCGAGCAGAAGGGCGACGACGGCGAAATCTGGCGTGCCCCGGGCCTGAAGATCGGCGAGCTGCCACAGGAGCTGCCGGTGGCCGACGAGCGCACGGTGTTCGATGTGGTGGCCGCAGGCCTCGACGGCGTGGGCGAGTTGCTGGCGCAGTTCCACCACCTGAGCCTGAACATCCAGGGCGATGAAGACCTGGAAAAACTCATGCACGTCCAGCACGAGCTGGAAGCCCGTGACGGCTGGCGCCTGCAGCAGGTGGTGGAAAGCACCCTCAGCCGCCTGCAGCTGCCGGCCGACAAGACCCTGGCCGAGCTGTCCGGTGGCTGGCGCCGCCGCGTGCTGCTGGCCCAGGCGCTGGTGTCGGAGCCCGACCTGCTGCTGCTCGACGAGCCGACCAACCACCTGGACATCGGTGCCATCGCCTGGCTCGAAGAGGCACTGCGCGGCTTCAACGGCGCGGTGCTGTTCATCACCCACGACCGTTCCTTCCTGCAGAACCTGGCCACCCGCATCCTCGAACTGGACCGCGGCGGCCTGATCGACTGGAACGGCGACTATGCCAGCTTCCTGGTGCACAAGGAGGCCGCGCTGGCCGCCGAGGAAACCGCCAACGCGCTGTTCGACAAGCGCCTGGCCCAGGAAGAAGTGTGGATCCGCCAGGGCATCAAGGCCCGCCGTACCCGCAACGAAGGGCGCGTGCGCGCGCTGAAGGCCCTGCGCGTGGAGCGCAGCGAACGCCGCGAGCGCCAGGGCAAGGCCAACATCCAGATCGAGGCGGCGGAAAAGTCCGGCAAGCAGGTGATGGTGCTGGAGAATGTCAGCTTCCATCACCCCGAAGGGCCTGTACTGGTCAAGGACTTCTCCATGGTCCTGCAACGTGAGGACCGCATCGGCCTGCTGGGCGCCAACGGTACTGGCAAGACCACCCTGCTCAAGCTGATGCTCGGCGACCTGGAGCCGACCGCAGGCAAGGTCGAGCGCGGCACCAAGCTGGAGGTGGCCTATTTCGACCAGATGCGCCACCAGCTCGACCTGGAAAAGACCGTTATCGACAACCTGGCCGAAGGCCGCGATTTCATCGAGATCGACGGCCAGAACCGCCACGTGTTGAGCTACCTGGGCGACTTCCTGTTCAGCCCTCAGCGTGCCCGCACGCCGGTCAAGGCGCTGTCGGGTGGCGAGCGTGCACGGCTGTTGCTGGCCAAGCTGTTCAGCAAACCGGCCAACCTGCTGGTGCTTGACGAACCGACCAACGACCTGGACGTGGAAACCCTCGAACTGCTCGAGGAGGTGCTGTCCAACTACAAGGGCACCGTGCTGATGGTCAGCCACGACCGGGCCTTCCTCGACAACGTCGTCACCAGCACCCTGGTGTTCGAAGGCGAGGGCAAGGTGCGTGAGTACGTCGGTGGTTACGAGGACTGGATTCGCCAGGGTGGCTCGCCAAAGCTGCTGGGCGTGACCGAGAGCAAGGGCGGCAAGTCCGAGCTCAACAGCGCGGTGGTTGAAAAGGTCGAGGCCAAGCCAGCGCCTGCGCCTGTTGCAGCGGTGGCCGATGGTTCGAAGAAGAAGCTCAGCTACAAGCTGCAGCGTGAGCTGGAAATGCTGCCGGGGCAGATTGACGAGTTGGAGCAGCGCATGGCCGAGGCCCAGGAAGAAGTGAATGCGGCGGGCTTCTATCAGCGGCCGATTGCGGAAACCTCGGCGGTGCTGGCGAAAATCGAGAAGCTGCAGGGCGAGCTGGATGTATTGGTAGAGCGCTGGGCCGAGCTGGAAGGCTGA
- a CDS encoding universal stress protein produces MQYEHLLVAVDLTEECDPVIKRAMALAAPSNAKVSLVHIVEPMAMAFGGDVPMDLSQLQQQQFDQAKERMERLFNKYPDIHRGDSHLTYGQPRQEIHQLAKDQKCDLIVVGSHGRHGLALLLGSTANDVLHGAPCDVLAVRLQKKE; encoded by the coding sequence ATGCAATACGAACATTTGTTGGTCGCCGTCGACCTGACCGAAGAATGCGACCCGGTGATCAAACGTGCCATGGCGCTCGCCGCGCCGTCGAATGCCAAGGTTTCGCTGGTACACATCGTCGAGCCGATGGCCATGGCGTTCGGCGGTGACGTGCCGATGGACCTGTCGCAGCTGCAACAGCAGCAGTTCGACCAGGCCAAGGAGCGCATGGAGCGCCTGTTCAACAAATACCCGGACATCCACCGCGGCGACTCGCACCTGACCTATGGCCAGCCGCGCCAGGAAATCCACCAGCTGGCCAAGGACCAGAAGTGCGACCTGATCGTGGTCGGCAGCCATGGCCGTCACGGCCTGGCGTTGCTGCTGGGCTCCACGGCCAATGACGTGCTGCATGGCGCGCCGTGCGATGTACTGGCGGTGCGGTTGCAGAAGAAGGAATGA
- the fadB gene encoding fatty acid oxidation complex subunit alpha FadB, whose product MIYEGKAITVKALESGIVELKFDLKGESVNKFNRLTLNELRQAVDAIQADASVKGVIVSSGKDVFIVGADITEFVNNFKLPEAELVAGNLEANRIFNAFEDLEVPTVAAINGIALGGGLEMCLAADYRVMSSSAKIGLPEVKLGIYPGFGGTVRLPRLIGSDNAIEWIAAGKENRAEDALKVGAVDAVVAPELLMAGALDLVKRAISGELDYKAKRQPKLEKLKLNAIEQMMAFETAKGFVAGQAGPNYPAPVEAIKTIQKAANFGRDKALEVEAAGFAKLARTSVAESLIGLFLNDQELKRKAKAHDEIAHDVKQAAVLGAGIMGGGIAYQSAVKGTPILMKDIREEAIQLGLNEASKLLGNRVEKGRLTPAKMAEALNAIRPTLSYGDFANVDIVVEAVVENPKVKQAVLAEVEGQVKDDAILASNTSTISINLLAKALKRPENFVGMHFFNPVHMMPLVEVIRGEKSSEVAVATTVAYAKKMGKNPIVVNDCPGFLVNRVLFPYFGGFAKLVSAGVDFVRIDKVMEKFGWPMGPAYLMDVVGIDTGHHGRDVMAEGFPDRMKDERRSAVDALYEANRLGQKNGKGFYAYETDKRGKPKKVADASVLDVLKPIVFEQREVTDEDIINWMMVPLCLETVRCLEDGIVETAAEADMGLVYGIGFPPFRGGALRYIDSIGVAEFVALADQYADLGPLYHPTAKLREMAKNGQRFFN is encoded by the coding sequence ATGATTTACGAAGGTAAAGCCATCACGGTTAAGGCTCTTGAAAGTGGCATCGTCGAGCTCAAGTTCGACCTCAAGGGTGAGTCCGTCAACAAGTTCAACCGCCTGACCCTGAACGAGCTGCGCCAGGCCGTCGATGCCATCCAGGCCGACGCCTCGGTCAAGGGCGTGATCGTCAGCAGTGGCAAGGACGTGTTCATCGTCGGCGCCGACATCACCGAGTTCGTCAACAACTTCAAGCTGCCCGAGGCCGAACTGGTCGCCGGCAACCTGGAAGCCAACCGCATCTTCAACGCCTTCGAAGATCTCGAAGTGCCGACCGTCGCCGCCATCAACGGCATCGCCCTGGGCGGCGGCCTGGAAATGTGCCTGGCCGCCGACTACCGGGTCATGTCCAGCAGCGCCAAGATCGGCCTGCCGGAAGTCAAGCTGGGTATCTACCCGGGCTTCGGCGGTACCGTGCGCCTGCCGCGCCTGATCGGTTCGGACAATGCCATCGAGTGGATTGCCGCCGGCAAGGAAAACCGTGCCGAAGACGCCCTGAAGGTGGGTGCCGTCGATGCCGTGGTCGCGCCGGAACTGCTGATGGCCGGTGCCCTTGACCTGGTCAAGCGCGCCATCAGTGGCGAGCTGGACTACAAGGCCAAGCGCCAGCCCAAGCTGGAAAAGCTCAAGCTCAACGCCATCGAGCAGATGATGGCCTTCGAGACCGCCAAGGGCTTCGTCGCCGGCCAGGCCGGCCCGAACTACCCGGCCCCGGTCGAAGCCATCAAGACCATTCAGAAGGCCGCCAACTTCGGCCGTGACAAGGCCCTGGAAGTCGAAGCCGCAGGCTTCGCCAAGCTGGCCAGGACTTCGGTTGCCGAAAGCCTGATCGGCCTGTTCCTCAACGATCAGGAACTCAAGCGCAAGGCCAAGGCGCATGACGAAATCGCCCACGACGTGAAGCAGGCCGCCGTGCTCGGCGCTGGCATCATGGGTGGCGGCATCGCCTACCAGTCGGCGGTCAAGGGCACCCCGATCCTGATGAAGGACATCCGCGAGGAAGCCATCCAGCTGGGCCTGAACGAGGCCTCCAAGCTGCTCGGCAACCGCGTCGAGAAGGGCCGCCTGACCCCGGCCAAGATGGCCGAGGCACTCAACGCCATTCGCCCGACCCTGTCCTATGGCGATTTCGCCAATGTCGACATCGTCGTCGAGGCCGTGGTCGAGAACCCGAAAGTCAAGCAGGCCGTGCTGGCCGAAGTGGAAGGCCAGGTGAAGGACGATGCGATCCTCGCTTCCAACACCTCGACCATCTCCATCAACCTGCTGGCCAAGGCGCTCAAGCGCCCGGAAAACTTCGTCGGCATGCACTTCTTCAACCCGGTGCACATGATGCCGCTGGTGGAAGTCATCCGTGGCGAGAAGTCCAGTGAAGTGGCGGTCGCCACCACCGTGGCCTACGCCAAGAAAATGGGCAAGAACCCGATCGTGGTCAACGACTGCCCGGGCTTTTTGGTCAACCGCGTGCTGTTCCCGTACTTCGGCGGCTTTGCCAAGCTGGTCAGCGCCGGTGTCGACTTCGTGCGTATCGACAAGGTCATGGAAAAGTTCGGCTGGCCGATGGGCCCGGCGTACCTGATGGACGTGGTCGGCATCGACACCGGCCACCACGGCCGCGATGTGATGGCCGAAGGCTTCCCGGACCGCATGAAGGACGAGCGCCGCTCGGCCGTTGACGCACTGTACGAGGCCAACCGCCTGGGCCAGAAGAACGGCAAGGGCTTCTACGCCTACGAAACCGACAAGCGCGGCAAGCCGAAGAAGGTCGCCGACGCCAGCGTGCTCGACGTGCTCAAGCCGATCGTCTTCGAACAGCGTGAAGTCACCGACGAAGACATCATCAACTGGATGATGGTCCCGCTGTGCCTGGAGACCGTGCGCTGCCTGGAAGACGGCATTGTCGAAACTGCCGCCGAAGCCGACATGGGCCTGGTCTACGGCATTGGTTTCCCTCCCTTCCGCGGTGGTGCGCTGCGCTACATCGACTCGATCGGTGTGGCTGAATTCGTTGCCCTGGCCGATCAGTACGCCGACCTGGGGCCGCTGTACCACCCGACCGCCAAGCTGCGTGAAATGGCCAAGAACGGCCAGCGCTTCTTCAACTGA
- the fadA gene encoding acetyl-CoA C-acyltransferase FadA yields MSLNPRDVVIVDFGRTPMGRSKGGMHRNTRAEDMSAHLISKLLERNDKVDPKEVEDVIWGCVNQTLEQGWNIARMASLMTQIPHTSAAQTVSRLCGSSMSALHTAAQAIMTGNGDVFVVGGVEHMGHVSMMHGVDPNPHLSLHAAKASGMMGLTAEMLGKMHGITREQQDLFGLRSHQLAHKATVEGKFKDEIIPMQGYDENGFLKVFDFDETIRPETTLEGLASLKPAFNPKGGTVTAGTSSQITDGASCMIVMSGQRAMDLGIQPLAVIRSMAVAGVDPAIMGYGPVPSTQKALKRAGLTMADIDFIELNEAFAAQALPVLKDLKVLDKMDEKVNLHGGAIALGHPFGCSGARISGTLLNVMKQNGGTLGVATMCVGLGQGITTVFERV; encoded by the coding sequence ATGAGCCTGAATCCAAGAGACGTGGTGATTGTCGACTTCGGTCGCACGCCGATGGGCCGCTCCAAGGGTGGCATGCACCGCAATACCCGCGCCGAAGACATGTCGGCGCACCTGATCAGCAAGCTGCTGGAGCGCAACGACAAGGTCGACCCGAAAGAGGTCGAGGATGTGATCTGGGGCTGCGTCAACCAGACCCTCGAGCAGGGCTGGAACATCGCCCGCATGGCCTCGTTGATGACCCAGATCCCGCATACCTCCGCAGCGCAGACCGTCAGCCGCCTGTGCGGCTCGTCGATGAGCGCGCTGCACACCGCCGCTCAGGCGATCATGACCGGCAACGGTGATGTGTTCGTGGTCGGCGGCGTGGAGCACATGGGCCACGTCAGCATGATGCATGGCGTCGACCCCAACCCGCACCTGTCCTTGCATGCCGCCAAGGCTTCCGGGATGATGGGCCTGACCGCGGAAATGCTCGGCAAGATGCACGGCATCACCCGTGAGCAGCAGGACCTGTTCGGCCTGCGTTCGCACCAGCTGGCCCACAAGGCCACGGTCGAAGGCAAGTTCAAGGACGAAATCATCCCGATGCAGGGCTATGACGAGAACGGTTTCCTGAAGGTGTTCGATTTCGACGAAACCATTCGCCCGGAAACCACCCTCGAAGGCCTGGCGTCGCTGAAGCCGGCGTTCAACCCGAAAGGCGGTACCGTCACTGCCGGTACCTCGTCGCAGATCACCGACGGTGCGTCGTGCATGATCGTCATGTCCGGCCAGCGCGCCATGGACCTGGGGATCCAGCCATTGGCGGTCATCCGCTCCATGGCGGTGGCCGGTGTCGACCCGGCGATCATGGGCTATGGCCCGGTGCCGTCGACCCAGAAAGCCCTCAAGCGTGCCGGCCTGACCATGGCCGACATCGACTTCATCGAGCTCAACGAAGCCTTTGCCGCACAGGCCTTGCCAGTGCTGAAGGACTTGAAAGTGCTCGACAAGATGGATGAGAAGGTTAACCTGCACGGCGGCGCTATTGCCTTGGGCCACCCGTTCGGTTGCTCCGGGGCCCGGATTTCCGGCACCCTGCTCAACGTCATGAAGCAGAATGGCGGCACCCTGGGGGTGGCGACCATGTGCGTCGGCCTCGGCCAAGGTATCACCACTGTCTTCGAACGCGTCTGA
- a CDS encoding DUF1653 domain-containing protein encodes MQIQPGVYRHYKGPEYRVFSVARHSESEEWMVFYQCLYGDYSFWVRPLSMFQESVEVDGEQVPRFALVKAEEGLPGLLGKSHE; translated from the coding sequence ATGCAGATACAACCAGGCGTATACCGGCATTACAAAGGGCCTGAGTACCGTGTCTTCAGTGTTGCACGGCATTCCGAGAGCGAAGAGTGGATGGTGTTCTACCAATGCCTGTATGGTGATTACAGCTTCTGGGTACGGCCACTTTCCATGTTCCAGGAGTCCGTCGAGGTTGACGGCGAGCAGGTGCCACGCTTTGCTTTGGTCAAGGCCGAAGAGGGGCTGCCCGGGTTGCTGGGCAAGTCGCACGAGTGA
- the topA gene encoding type I DNA topoisomerase has translation MGKSLVIVESPAKAKTINKYLGNQYVVKSSIGHIRDLPTSGSASASKEPAAKRGKAAGEAPALSPKEKARRQLVARMGVDPDHGWKAKYEILPGKEKVIEELRRLAKDADTIYLATDLDREGEAIAWHLREAIGGDDTRYKRVVFNEITKKAIQDAFSQPGELDIDRVNAQQARRFLDRVVGYMVSPLLWAKIARGLSAGRVQSVAVKLVVEREREIRAFIPEEYWEIHADLGTAKNAKVRFEVAREKGEAFKPLNEAQAMAALEKLKASSYSVVKREDRPTSSKPSAPFITSTLQQAASNRLGFGVKKTMMMAQRLYEAGYITYMRTDSTNLSADALDMARSYIEREFGKQYLPEAPLVYGSKEGAQEAHEAIRPSDVNTHPTKLSGMERDAERLYELIWRQFLACQMPPAQYLSTSVTVAAGDFELRAKGRILKFDGYTRVLPQQSKPGEDDVLPEMVQGEALKLIQIDPSQHFTKPPARFTEASLVKEMEKRGIGRPSTYAAIISTIQDRGYVTLHNRRFYSEKMGDIVTERLSESFSNLMDYGFTADMEENLDDVAQGERDWKNVLDEFYGDFSKKLQTAESSEDGMRANQPTMTNIPCKECGRPMMIRTASTGVFLGCSGYSLPPKERCKATVNLVPGDEIAADDEGESESRVLLGKHRCPICATAMDAYLLDEKHKLHICGNNPDCTGYEIEEGNYRIKGYEGPSLECDKCGSEMQLKTGRFGKFFGCTNPACKNTRKLLKSGEAAPPKMDKVDMPELKCEKVDDTYVLRDGASGLFLAASQFPKNRETRAPLVLEIVPHKHEIDPKYHFLCDAPQKDPDGRPAVIRYSRKTKEQYVQSEVDGKPTGWKAFYDGNAWKVEDKR, from the coding sequence ATGGGCAAATCGCTGGTCATTGTGGAATCCCCGGCCAAGGCCAAGACCATCAACAAGTACCTGGGCAACCAGTACGTGGTGAAGTCGAGTATCGGCCATATCCGAGACCTCCCCACCAGCGGTTCGGCCAGCGCCAGCAAAGAGCCGGCCGCCAAGCGTGGCAAGGCCGCGGGTGAGGCTCCGGCCCTGTCGCCGAAGGAAAAGGCCCGCCGCCAGCTGGTGGCACGCATGGGCGTCGACCCCGATCATGGCTGGAAGGCCAAGTACGAGATCCTGCCTGGCAAGGAAAAGGTGATCGAAGAACTGCGCCGCCTGGCCAAGGATGCCGACACCATCTATCTCGCAACCGACTTGGACCGCGAAGGGGAGGCCATTGCCTGGCACCTGCGCGAGGCCATCGGCGGCGACGACACCCGCTACAAGCGCGTGGTGTTCAACGAAATTACCAAGAAGGCCATCCAGGATGCCTTCTCGCAGCCAGGCGAGCTGGATATCGACCGGGTCAACGCCCAGCAGGCACGACGCTTCCTCGACCGCGTGGTCGGCTACATGGTTTCGCCGCTGCTGTGGGCCAAGATTGCCCGTGGCCTGTCCGCCGGCCGTGTACAGTCGGTAGCGGTGAAGCTGGTAGTGGAGCGCGAACGTGAAATCCGTGCGTTCATCCCGGAAGAGTACTGGGAAATCCACGCCGACCTCGGCACCGCCAAGAACGCCAAGGTGCGGTTCGAAGTGGCGCGCGAAAAGGGTGAGGCCTTCAAGCCGTTGAACGAAGCGCAGGCCATGGCAGCGCTGGAGAAGCTCAAGGCTTCCAGCTACAGCGTGGTCAAGCGCGAAGATCGCCCGACCAGCAGCAAGCCGTCGGCACCGTTCATTACCTCCACCCTGCAGCAGGCGGCCAGCAACCGCCTGGGCTTCGGTGTGAAGAAAACCATGATGATGGCCCAGCGTTTGTACGAAGCGGGTTACATCACCTACATGCGTACCGACTCGACCAACCTGTCGGCCGACGCCCTGGACATGGCACGCAGCTACATCGAGCGTGAGTTCGGCAAGCAGTACCTGCCCGAGGCACCGCTGGTGTACGGCAGCAAGGAGGGCGCCCAGGAGGCGCACGAAGCGATTCGTCCTTCTGACGTGAATACCCACCCGACCAAGCTCAGTGGCATGGAGCGCGACGCCGAGCGCCTGTACGAGCTGATCTGGCGCCAGTTCCTGGCCTGCCAGATGCCGCCAGCGCAGTACCTGTCCACCAGCGTCACCGTGGCTGCGGGCGATTTCGAGCTGCGTGCCAAGGGCCGCATCCTCAAGTTCGACGGTTACACCCGTGTGCTGCCGCAGCAGAGCAAGCCGGGCGAAGACGACGTGTTGCCGGAAATGGTCCAGGGCGAAGCGCTGAAGCTGATCCAGATCGACCCGAGCCAGCACTTCACCAAGCCACCGGCGCGCTTCACCGAAGCCAGCCTGGTCAAGGAAATGGAAAAGCGCGGCATCGGCCGCCCGTCGACCTATGCGGCGATCATCTCGACCATTCAGGACAGAGGCTATGTGACCCTGCACAACCGCCGCTTCTATTCCGAGAAGATGGGCGATATCGTCACCGAGCGCCTGTCCGAGAGCTTCTCCAACCTGATGGACTACGGCTTTACCGCCGACATGGAAGAGAACCTCGACGACGTGGCCCAGGGCGAGCGTGACTGGAAGAACGTGCTCGACGAATTCTACGGCGACTTCAGCAAAAAGCTGCAGACCGCCGAGTCCAGCGAAGACGGCATGCGCGCCAACCAACCGACCATGACCAACATTCCGTGCAAGGAATGTGGCCGGCCGATGATGATCCGCACCGCCTCTACCGGCGTGTTCCTCGGCTGCTCGGGCTATAGCCTGCCGCCAAAAGAGCGCTGCAAGGCCACCGTCAACCTGGTGCCGGGCGACGAGATTGCCGCCGACGACGAGGGTGAATCGGAATCCCGCGTGCTGCTGGGCAAGCACCGCTGCCCTATCTGCGCCACGGCGATGGATGCCTACCTGCTGGACGAGAAGCACAAGCTGCACATCTGCGGTAACAACCCGGATTGCACCGGCTACGAGATCGAAGAAGGCAACTACCGCATCAAGGGCTACGAAGGGCCGAGCCTGGAGTGCGACAAGTGCGGCAGCGAGATGCAGTTGAAGACTGGCCGCTTCGGCAAGTTCTTCGGTTGCACCAACCCGGCGTGCAAGAACACCCGCAAGCTGCTCAAGAGCGGCGAGGCGGCGCCACCGAAGATGGACAAGGTGGACATGCCGGAGCTCAAGTGCGAGAAGGTCGACGATACCTACGTGCTGCGTGATGGCGCTTCGGGGTTGTTCCTGGCCGCCAGCCAGTTCCCCAAGAACCGCGAAACCCGTGCGCCGCTGGTGCTGGAGATCGTGCCGCACAAGCATGAGATCGACCCGAAGTACCACTTCCTGTGCGATGCGCCGCAGAAAGACCCGGATGGCCGCCCGGCGGTGATCCGTTACAGCCGCAAGACCAAGGAGCAGTACGTGCAGTCCGAGGTTGATGGCAAGCCGACCGGCTGGAAGGCGTTCTACGACGGCAATGCGTGGAAGGTTGAAGACAAGCGCTGA
- a CDS encoding DUF6586 family protein — translation MAQELYTRTNQKLFFAGLALESMAKAEQSQAMNAQGLVQAERESALFHLYGALLGLCHEIGGFYRLPVVATVEQALADDALNGIAIPEVAELLELARQRETWLAQMLGAYADLFRPPVAKKAPKTDVTQPLIQAVNLDEPEHPALSRAELESWRNNLKGLVRRFRDALSEC, via the coding sequence ATGGCCCAGGAACTCTACACCCGCACCAACCAGAAACTGTTCTTTGCCGGCCTCGCCCTGGAATCCATGGCCAAGGCCGAACAAAGCCAGGCCATGAATGCCCAAGGCCTGGTCCAGGCCGAACGCGAGTCGGCGCTGTTCCATCTGTACGGCGCACTGCTGGGCCTGTGTCATGAAATTGGTGGCTTCTACCGCCTGCCTGTGGTTGCAACGGTTGAGCAAGCACTGGCTGACGACGCCCTGAACGGCATCGCTATTCCGGAAGTGGCCGAACTGCTGGAGCTGGCCCGCCAGCGCGAAACCTGGTTGGCGCAAATGCTCGGTGCTTATGCCGATTTGTTCCGACCACCGGTCGCGAAAAAAGCGCCGAAAACCGACGTCACCCAGCCACTGATCCAGGCCGTCAATCTCGATGAGCCCGAGCATCCGGCGTTGTCGCGTGCCGAACTGGAAAGCTGGCGCAACAACCTCAAGGGCCTGGTGAGACGTTTCCGTGACGCGTTGAGTGAGTGCTGA
- the sulA gene encoding SOS-induced cell division inhibitor SulA has translation MQQFIHAPEQAQLPLFEAFLAQPVLPGLKVSEVARKSNQPELFSELSLRGAPGHCQSLLAPVLRELSEEDETRWLTLIAPPSSLTQAWLRDAGLNRERILLLQPRGNQSPLQLACEALRLGLSHTVVSWLGNVNATARQQLLRAASAGNAQSLNIRLG, from the coding sequence ATGCAGCAGTTCATTCACGCACCCGAGCAAGCCCAGTTGCCATTGTTCGAAGCATTCCTCGCCCAGCCCGTACTGCCTGGCCTGAAAGTCAGCGAAGTGGCGCGCAAGAGCAACCAGCCCGAGCTGTTCAGCGAACTGTCGCTACGCGGAGCCCCCGGGCACTGCCAAAGCCTGCTGGCACCGGTGCTGCGCGAACTGAGCGAAGAGGACGAGACCCGCTGGCTGACCCTGATCGCCCCGCCGTCGAGCCTGACCCAGGCCTGGCTGCGCGATGCCGGGCTCAACCGTGAACGCATCCTGCTGCTGCAACCTCGCGGCAATCAAAGCCCGCTTCAACTGGCCTGCGAAGCCTTGCGCCTGGGCCTCAGCCACACCGTGGTCAGCTGGCTGGGCAACGTCAACGCCACTGCACGCCAGCAATTGCTGCGCGCTGCCAGTGCCGGAAACGCACAAAGCCTGAACATCCGCCTCGGCTGA
- the lexA gene encoding transcriptional repressor LexA: MLKLTPRQAEILAFIKRCLEDNGFPPTRAEIAQELGFKSPNAAEEHLKALARKGAIEMTPGASRGIRIPGLEAKAEESGLPIIGRVAAGAPILAEQHIEQSCNINPDFFHPQADYLLRVHGMSMKDVGIFDGDLLAVHTCREARNGQIVVARIGDEVTVKRFKREGSKVWLLAENPEFAPIEVDLKEQELVIEGLSVGVIRR, encoded by the coding sequence ATGTTGAAACTGACGCCACGCCAAGCCGAAATTCTCGCGTTCATCAAGCGCTGCCTGGAAGACAACGGCTTTCCGCCGACGCGCGCCGAGATCGCTCAGGAGCTGGGCTTCAAGTCGCCCAACGCCGCCGAGGAACACCTCAAGGCCCTCGCCCGCAAGGGGGCGATCGAGATGACCCCGGGCGCCTCCCGTGGCATTCGCATCCCCGGCCTGGAAGCCAAGGCCGAAGAAAGCGGCCTGCCCATCATCGGCCGGGTTGCCGCCGGTGCACCGATCCTTGCCGAACAGCACATCGAGCAATCCTGCAACATCAACCCCGACTTCTTCCACCCCCAGGCCGACTACCTGCTGCGCGTACACGGCATGAGCATGAAGGACGTCGGCATCTTCGATGGCGACCTGCTGGCAGTACATACCTGTCGCGAAGCCCGCAACGGCCAGATCGTCGTGGCCCGTATCGGCGATGAAGTCACCGTCAAGCGCTTCAAACGCGAAGGCAGCAAAGTCTGGCTGCTTGCCGAGAACCCCGAATTCGCCCCTATCGAAGTTGACCTGAAAGAACAGGAACTGGTGATCGAGGGCTTGAGCGTCGGCGTCATTCGCCGCTGA